The following are encoded in a window of Panthera leo isolate Ple1 chromosome B2, P.leo_Ple1_pat1.1, whole genome shotgun sequence genomic DNA:
- the PGK2 gene encoding phosphoglycerate kinase 2, which translates to MSLSKKLTLDKLDVKGKRVIMRVDFNVPMKKNRITNNQRIKASIPSIKYCLDNGARSVVLMSHLGRPDGVPMPDKYSLEPVAAELKSLLGKDVLFLKDCVGPEVEKACANPAAGSVILLENLRFHVEEEGKGQDPSGNKLIAEPGKIEAFRASLSKLGDVYVNDAFGTAHRAHSSMVGVNLPQKASGFLMKKELEYFARALENPERPFLAILGGAKVADKIQLIKNMLDKVNEMIIGGGMAYTFLKVLNNMEIGASLFDEEGAKIVKDIMAKASKNGVNITFPTDFVTADKFEENAKVGQATVKSGIPAGWMGLDCGPETNKKYAQVVAHAKVIVWNGPVGVFEWDAFANGTKALMDEIVKATSRGCITIIGGGDTATCCAKWNTEDKMSHVSTGGGASLELLEGKVLPGVEALSNL; encoded by the coding sequence ATGTCTCTTTCTAAGAAGTTAACTTTGGACAAACTGGATGTTAAAGGGAAGAGAGTCATCATGAGAGTAGACTTCAATGTTCCCATGAAGAAGAACCGGATTACAAACAACCAGAGAATCAAAGCTTCCATCCCAAGCATCAAGTACTGCCTAGATAATGGAGCCAGGTCAGTAGTTCTTATGAGTCATTTAGGTCGACCTGATGGTGTTCCCATGCCTGATAAATACTCTTTAGAGCCAGTTGCTGCTGAGCTCAAATCCTTGCTGGGCAAGGATGTTCTGTTTCTAAAGGACTGTGTGGGCCCAGAAGTGGAGAAAGCCTGTGCCAACCCGGCTGCTGGTTCAGTCATCCTACTGGAGAACCTGCGCTTTCatgtggaggaagaaggaaaaggccaAGATCCTTCTGGAAATAAGCTTATAGCTGAACCAGGTAAAATAGAAGCCTTTCGAGCATCACTCTCCAAACTAGGGGATGTATATGTCAATGATGCTTTTGGCACTGCTCACCGGGCCCACAGTTCGATGGTGGGAGTGAATCTTCCCCAGAAGGCATCTGGATTCCTGATGAAAAAGGAGCTAGAGTACTTTGCCAGAGCCTTAGAAAACCCAGAGAGACCCTTTCTGGCTATACTTGGTGGAGCCAAAGTGGCAGACAAAATCCAACTGATCAAAAATATGCTGGATAAGGTCAATGAGATGATAATTGGTGGTGGAATGGCTTATACCTTCCTTAAGGTACTCAACAACATGGAGATTGGTGCGTCCCTCTTTGATGAAGAGGGGGCCAAGATTGTCAAAGATATCATGGCTAAAGCTAGTAAGAATGGTGTGAACATTACCTTTCCTACTGACTTTGTCACTGCTGACAAGTTTGAGGAGAATGCTAAGGTTGGCCAAGCCACTGTAAAATCAGGCATACCTGCTGGCTGGATGGGTTTGGACTGTGGTCCTGAGACCAACAAGAAGTATGCTCAAGTTGTGGCTCACGCTAAGGTAATTGTGTGGAATGGACCTGTAGGGGTATTTGAATGGGACGCCTTTGCTAATGGAACAAAAGCCCTCATGGATGAAATTGTGAAGGCCACTTCCAGGGGCTGTATCACCATTATAGGAGGTGGAGACACTGCTACTTGCTGTGCCAAGTGGAACACTGAAGATAAAATGAGCCACGTGAGCACTGGAGGAGGTGCTAGTCTGGAACTTCTGGAAGGTAAAGTCCTTCCTGGCGTGGAAGCTCTCAGCAATCTATAG